From Epinephelus lanceolatus isolate andai-2023 chromosome 5, ASM4190304v1, whole genome shotgun sequence, the proteins below share one genomic window:
- the LOC117262527 gene encoding histone H4 has product MSGRGKGGKGLGKGGAKRHRKVLRDNIQGITKPAIRRLARRGGVKRISGLIYEETRGVLKVFLENVIRDAVTYTEHAKRKTVTAMDVVYALKRQGRTLYGFGG; this is encoded by the coding sequence ATGAGTGGTCGCGGCAAGGGAGGAAAAGGACTCGGTAAAGGAGGCGCTAAGCGTCACCGTAAAGTTCTCCGTGATAACATCCAGGGAATCACCAAACCCGCTATCCGCCGTCTGGCTCGCCGTGGTGGAGTGAAGCGTATTTCCGGTCTGATTTACGAGGAGACCCGCGGTGTGTTGAAGGTGTTTCTGGAGAATGTGATCCGTGATGCCGTCACCTACACCGAGCACGCCAAGAGGAAGACTGTGACCGCCATGGATGTGGTGTATGCTCTGAAGAGGCAGGGTCGCACTCTGTACGGCTTCGGAGGTTAA
- the LOC144463536 gene encoding histone H2B 1/2-like, which produces MPETTVKAPKKGSKKAVSKSVSKSGKKKRRTRKESYAIYVYKVLKQVHPDTGISSKAMGIMNSFVSDIFERIAGEASRLAHYNKRSTITSREIQTAVRLLLPGELAKHAVSEGTKAVTKYTSSK; this is translated from the coding sequence ATGCCTGAAACCACCGTGAAAGCGCCCAAGAAGGGCTCAAAGAAAGCCGTGTCTAAGAGCGTTAGTAAGAGCGgcaagaagaagagaaggaccAGGAAGGAGAGCTACGCCATCTACGTGTACAAGGTGCTGAAGCAGGTCCACCCCGACACCGGTATCTCGTCCAAGGCCATGGGCATCATGAACTCGTTTGTGAGCGACATCTTTGAGCGCATCGCCGGTGAGGCCTCCCGTCTGGCTCACTACAACAAGCGCTCCaccatcacttccagggagATCCAGACCGCCGTCCGCCTGCTGCTGCCCGGTGAGCTGGCCAAGCACGCTGTGTCTGAGGGCACCAAGGCCGTCACCAAATACACCAGCTCCAAGTAA